The DNA sequence GCATTTTCCGACAACCTGCGTCTACACGCAAACCTTGACGTCAACCGGCTGTCGGTTTCGTGCAACAGGTTATTTCAAACCATTTCAGGAGCACCTCCATGGCCTACTGGCTGATGAAATCCGAGCCCGACGAGCTCTCCATCGAAGCCCTTGGCCGCCTCGGCGAAGCGCGCTGGGACGGCGTGCGCAACTACCAGGCACGTAACTTCCTGCGGGCCATGAGCGTTGGCGACGAATTTTTCTTCTACCACTCCAGTTGCCCGCAACCGGGCATCGCCGGCATTGCCAGAATCACCCGCGCGGCCTACCCGGACCCGACCGCGCTGGACCCGCAAAGCCCTTATCACGATGCCAAGGCCACGCCGGAAAAGAACCCGTGGAGCGCGGTGGATGTGGCCCATGTGCAGACGCTGCCACGGGTGCTGGAACTGGGCTGGCTGAAACAGCAGGCCGGCCTGGCCGAACTGCCGCTGGTACAGAAGGGCAGCCGCCTGTCGGTGATGCCGGTGACTGCAGAGCAATGGGCGGTGATTGTCGCTTTGCGTTGAAACTGCGGCTAAGGTCATAAACCAAATGGGGCTGCGGGGCAGGCCCCGTCATGGATTTGACCAATATCAACACACCACCCATGGCCGCAGGCCATGATGCAGTGTGCATGACCGCAAGGATGCAGAACGATGAACCGATACGCCCCCAGAATCTTCGCCACCGCGCTGCTCGCCCTGCTTGCGGCAGCCGCTGGGCTGGGGTACTGGAAGTCGCTGCACGACCAGTTGCCCGAAGGCCTGAGCATGGGCAACGGTCGCCTCGAAGCCACCGAAGTGCAAATCGCCAGCAAGATCCCCGGCCGCCTGGCCGAAGTGCTGGTCGATGAAGGTGACAAGGTCACCCGCGGGCAATTGCTTGCACGTATCGACACGCGCACCATGGAAGCCCAACGCAGCCAGGCCGAAGCCGAAGTGCTGCGCGCCCGGGAAAACTATGCCGCGGCCCAGGCCAGCGTGCAGCTGCGCCAGAGCGAACTGCTGCTGGCCAGCCAGGAACTCAAGCGTGTGCGCGAGATTTTCCAGCGCAAATACGCCAGCCAGCAGTTGCTTGACCAGCAACAGGCGCGCTTCGACACGGCAAACGCAGCGGTGGTCGCCGCCCGCGCCCAGCTGGCCGCCATCAAGGCTGCCATCGGTGCTGCCGAAGCCCAGGTGGCGCAACTCACCAGCGAAATCGACGACAGCAGCCTGCGCGCACCGATCAACGGCATCATTCAACTGCGCCTGGCCGAACCCGGTGAAGTGCTGGGTGCCGGCGGCCGTGTATTGATGCTGATCGACCCCAGCGACCAGTACATGAACCTGTACCTGCCGGCCTCCACCAGCGGCCGCCTGACCGTCGGCGATCAGGCGCGCATCGTGCTCGACGCCCTGCCCGAGCGGGCGCTGCCAGCGAAGGTAGCCTTCGTCGCCGCCAAGGCCCAGTTCACCCCCAAGCAGGTGGAAACCCGCGACGAACGGCAGAAGCTGGTGTTCCGGGTCAAACTGCGCCTGAGTGACCCGGGCGCCGTGCCGCAGGCCAAACCGGGCATGCCAGGTGCCGGCTATGTACGCACGGCTGAGGTGGACTGGCCGGCCAACCTGCAATGAACGCCCCGGCACTGCTGGCCGAAGGCATCAGCCATTGCTATGGCAACATGGCGGCCTTGCAAACCCTCGGCTTCAGCCTGCCGGCTGGCACCCGCTGCGCGCTGATCGGTCCGGACGGGGCTGGCAAGTCGACCCTGCTGGGCCTGATCGCCGGGGTCAAGCGCCTGCAACAGGGCGAACTGCAGGTGTTGGGTGGTTCGATCCGTCAGCGGCGCCACCGCGCGGCGCTGTACCCCAAAGTGGCATTCATGCCGCAAGGGCTGGGCAACAACCTTTATCCGGAACTGTCGATCAGCGAGAACATCCGCTTTTTCGCCACCCTGTTCGGCCTTGGCCGCCGCGAATGCGAGCAGCGCATGGCCAACCTGCTGCAGGCCACCGACCTGCAGCGCTTCGCCGAGCGCCCGGCGGGCAAGCTGTCAGGCGGCATGAAACAGAAACTGGGCCTGTGTTGTGCGTTGATCCACGAGCCGGACCTGCTGATCCTCGATGAGCCGACCACTGGCGTCGACCCGCTGTCGCGGCGGCGCTTCTGGGAGCTGGTCGAAGAGGTTCGCGCGCAGCGCCCGCAACTGACCCTGCTGGTGGCCACCGCGTACATGGAAGAAGCCGAACAGTTCGAGCACTGCCTGATGCTCGATGGCGGCCACCTGCTGGCCGCCGGGCCTAGCCACGAATTGGCTGCGGCCACCCCCAGCGGCAAGCTGGACGATGCCTTCACCCAGTACCAGGGTGCGGGCAAGGCGCAACACCCGCCGCTGATCATCCCGCCACGCCCGGCGTCTGACGGCCCGGTGGCGATCGAAGCCCACGACCTGACCTTGCGCTTTGGCGACTTCACGGCGGTGAACAAGGTCAGTTTCGCCATTGGCCGCGGGGAAATTTTCGGCTTTCTCGGCTCCAACGGCTGCGGCAAGACTACCACCATGAAAGTGCTCACCGGGCTGATACCGGCCAGTGAGGGCAGCGCCAGCCTGCTCGGCCGTCCGGTGGATGCCAGCGACCTGGCCACACGCAAGCGGGTCGGTTTCATGTCGCAGAGCTTTTCGCTGTATGGCGAGCTCAGCACACGGCAGAACCTGACCCTGCATGCGCGCTTGTTCGACCTGCCCAAGGCGGAGAGCGCCCAACGCATCGATGAACTGATCGAGCGCTTCGACCTCGGCGCCATTGCCAACCAGCCGTCCGGCGCCCTGCCCCTCGGCCTGCGCCAGCGCCTGTCGCTGGCGGTCGCAGTATTGCACCGCCCGGAAGTGCTGATCCTCGACGAACCCACCTCCGGTGTCGACCCGGCCGCCCGCGACGACTTCTGGCGCCTGCTGGTAGAACTGTCACGCGAGCAGGGCGTGACCATTTTCCTGTCCACTCACTTCATGAACGAAGCGCAGCGCTGCGACCGCATCTCGCTGATGCACGCCGGCCAGGTACTGGCCTGCGACACGCCGGATGCCCTGCAGCGCCAGTACCAGGGCGACACCCTCGAAGACGCGTTCGTGCGCTGCCTGGAACAAGCCCAGGAGCTGGCCCCGTCGACCACCGACAGCACCGTGCTGGAGCAGGCTGCCACGCCTGCACCAGCGCTACGCCAAGGCTTCAGCCTGCGGCGCCTGCTGGCCGTGGCCAGCCGCGAGGGCAAGGAACTGCTGCGCGACAAGGTACGCCTGGCCTTCGCCCTGCTGGGTGCGATGTTCATGATGGTGATCTTCGGCTATGGGATTTCGCTGGATGTGGAAAACCTCGCCTTCGCCGTCCACGATCAAGACCAGAGCCCGCAAAGCCGCGCCTACCTAGAAGCCTTCCGTGGCTCGCGCTATTTCGCCGAGCAACCGCTGATCCGCGATTCCCGCGACATGCACCAGCGCCTGCAGCGCTCGGAGATCAAGCTGGCGCTGGAGATTCCGCCCGGCTTTGGCCGCGACCTGTATGCCGGCCGCCAACCGGTGGTGGCCGCCTGGCTCGACGGTGGCATGCCGTTCCGCGCCGAAACCAGCCGCAACTACGTGGAAGCCGTGCACCAGGCCAACCTCGAACAGCTGGCGAAGGCCAGCAAACAGCCACAGCCACGCCAGGACCTGGTGCGCCTGGAAACACGTTTTCGCTACAACCAGGACGTGGTCAGCGTGAATGCCA is a window from the Pseudomonas anuradhapurensis genome containing:
- a CDS encoding EVE domain-containing protein, with product MAYWLMKSEPDELSIEALGRLGEARWDGVRNYQARNFLRAMSVGDEFFFYHSSCPQPGIAGIARITRAAYPDPTALDPQSPYHDAKATPEKNPWSAVDVAHVQTLPRVLELGWLKQQAGLAELPLVQKGSRLSVMPVTAEQWAVIVALR
- a CDS encoding HlyD family secretion protein, translating into MNRYAPRIFATALLALLAAAAGLGYWKSLHDQLPEGLSMGNGRLEATEVQIASKIPGRLAEVLVDEGDKVTRGQLLARIDTRTMEAQRSQAEAEVLRARENYAAAQASVQLRQSELLLASQELKRVREIFQRKYASQQLLDQQQARFDTANAAVVAARAQLAAIKAAIGAAEAQVAQLTSEIDDSSLRAPINGIIQLRLAEPGEVLGAGGRVLMLIDPSDQYMNLYLPASTSGRLTVGDQARIVLDALPERALPAKVAFVAAKAQFTPKQVETRDERQKLVFRVKLRLSDPGAVPQAKPGMPGAGYVRTAEVDWPANLQ
- the rbbA gene encoding ribosome-associated ATPase/putative transporter RbbA yields the protein MNAPALLAEGISHCYGNMAALQTLGFSLPAGTRCALIGPDGAGKSTLLGLIAGVKRLQQGELQVLGGSIRQRRHRAALYPKVAFMPQGLGNNLYPELSISENIRFFATLFGLGRRECEQRMANLLQATDLQRFAERPAGKLSGGMKQKLGLCCALIHEPDLLILDEPTTGVDPLSRRRFWELVEEVRAQRPQLTLLVATAYMEEAEQFEHCLMLDGGHLLAAGPSHELAAATPSGKLDDAFTQYQGAGKAQHPPLIIPPRPASDGPVAIEAHDLTLRFGDFTAVNKVSFAIGRGEIFGFLGSNGCGKTTTMKVLTGLIPASEGSASLLGRPVDASDLATRKRVGFMSQSFSLYGELSTRQNLTLHARLFDLPKAESAQRIDELIERFDLGAIANQPSGALPLGLRQRLSLAVAVLHRPEVLILDEPTSGVDPAARDDFWRLLVELSREQGVTIFLSTHFMNEAQRCDRISLMHAGQVLACDTPDALQRQYQGDTLEDAFVRCLEQAQELAPSTTDSTVLEQAATPAPALRQGFSLRRLLAVASREGKELLRDKVRLAFALLGAMFMMVIFGYGISLDVENLAFAVHDQDQSPQSRAYLEAFRGSRYFAEQPLIRDSRDMHQRLQRSEIKLALEIPPGFGRDLYAGRQPVVAAWLDGGMPFRAETSRNYVEAVHQANLEQLAKASKQPQPRQDLVRLETRFRYNQDVVSVNAIGPGVMALILAFIPAMLTALGIVREKELGAITNFYATPLTRLEFLLGKQMPYLAVSLVNLALLVAMNRWLFAVPLKGSVLALACGGVAYLLATTSLGLLISAFTRTQIAAILGTMIITSLPTIQFSGLIVPRSSLDGAAAVMGQLFPAGYFLDIAVGTFTKALGLRELWPQCLILLGFFTVFTGLSLAMLKKQEA